The following are from one region of the Pygocentrus nattereri isolate fPygNat1 chromosome 20, fPygNat1.pri, whole genome shotgun sequence genome:
- the LOC108435309 gene encoding zinc finger protein 525-like, with translation MASRRHSGTQQTSSGTLHMNSSLRQTEKNSKKRTHYCLECGRRFNRQSNLQQHQRIHTGEKPYQCTECRKSFTVQTTLQIHQRIHTGEKPYHCSECGKCFNHRSTLQQHQRIHTGEKPYHCSECGKSFSQQSHLKQHQLIHKEKKLYECSECRKSFTLQSHLQQHQRIHTGEKPYDCSECGRSFNRQSTLQEHQRIHTGFKPYYCSECGKSFTQQSSLHRHQRIHTGEKPYHCSECGKSFTQLCHLQEHQRIHTGEKPYHCSDCGKSFRYLKTATTHKCTRSSGGNGL, from the coding sequence ATGGCCTCCAGAAGACATTCTGGCACTCAGCAAACATCATCTGGTACCCTGCACATGAACTCATCTctcagacaaacagagaaaaacagcaagaAGAGAACTCACTACTGCTTAGAATGTGGAAGGAGATTTAATCGTCAGAGTAATCTCCagcaacaccagcgcattcacacgggagagaagccCTATCAATGTACAGAGTGTaggaagagttttactgtacaaactactctccaaatacaccagcgcattcacacaggagagaagccatatcactgctcagagtgtgggaagtgTTTTAATCATAGGAGTACTCTCCagcaacaccagcgcattcacacaggagagaagccgtatcactgctcagagtgtggaaagagttttagtcaGCAGAGTCATCTGAAACAACACCAGCTGATTCACAAAGAAAAGAAGCTATATGAGTGCTCAGAGTGTAGAAAGAGTTTTACTCTACAAAGTCATCTTCaacaacaccagcgcattcataccggagagaagccgtatGACTGCTCAGAATGTGGGAGAAGCTTTAATCGACAGAGTACTCTCCAagaacaccagcgcattcacacagggtTTAAACCATATtactgttcagagtgtgggaagagttttacccAACAGAGTTCTCTCCAtcgacaccagcgcattcacacaggagagaagccgtatcactgctcagagtgtgggaagagttttactcagcTGTGTCATCTCCAagaacaccagcgcattcacacaggagagaagccatatcactgctcagactgtgggaagagCTTCAGGTATTTAAAGACTGCAACAACACACAAGTGCACGAGGAGCAGTGGTGGAAATGGGCTGTAA